One Thermosipho africanus Ob7 DNA segment encodes these proteins:
- a CDS encoding methyl-accepting chemotaxis protein — protein sequence MFKNLFYFLLGGIVILLVIFSINLYLKEDGLQEFLPKLKVDGALLDESFLTFNDEDLHEFEVVLNQKNKYVAFTVTANQKVEVYQDGKLIFSLTGPDLNSWHRYYYLPLNGTTKFLFYSKNVGGVESSWYIGNLKDIQSVVEKHNFANEMLHHFTSGFAVAIFILMLLMYFGIRDKSLLFGAITVLSPVLLSLDEMNLIMSPLLFWKKTVILGAALSMYFALEFAYSLFKIKKNLLFKIYAIIYWILYARVLFAANLSTVREYYSQFYLFAIFALFYISYIFVKNSKNFSERIVTLGLGSVVFGILLSIFSILGMVEVNYMFFNLAQTGFGITLGMYAFVKIIEINNETKIANEKINNLLEQERENMKILERWSQKARELSQVVFDTTKKVQEIDLSLYENAKIVDSDINNLLFVLEKFNGFLNEVEEKTNEISEKINKVSKIGEKIEQSSRENLANLSIVLKMTKDLIKVNDSLNASFVEFSKGIDMIEDVTTKIQDIAEQTNLLSLNAAIEAARAGEAGKGFAVVAEEIRKLSQDTGRLVESINETVGSTRRTFSKVNSIIVELSNNLSTVIDKNQSVLNSIDENTNDMSDMFEEFKIIVEMAEMQNQLSQNVQQEVQKIEAIARDVEEKFKELRRKQEEISQMIKQISQKSDELSNL from the coding sequence ATGTTTAAAAATTTATTTTACTTCTTACTTGGAGGAATTGTAATTCTTTTAGTTATTTTTTCAATCAACTTGTATTTAAAAGAAGATGGATTACAAGAATTTTTGCCAAAACTTAAAGTTGATGGAGCACTTTTAGATGAAAGTTTTTTAACATTTAATGATGAAGATCTCCATGAATTTGAAGTTGTTTTAAATCAAAAAAATAAGTATGTAGCATTTACGGTTACTGCCAATCAAAAAGTAGAAGTTTATCAAGACGGAAAATTAATATTTTCTTTAACTGGACCAGATCTAAATTCATGGCATAGGTATTATTATCTTCCATTAAATGGGACAACAAAATTTTTATTTTATTCAAAAAATGTCGGTGGCGTTGAATCAAGCTGGTATATAGGTAATTTAAAAGATATTCAGAGTGTGGTTGAAAAACATAATTTTGCTAACGAAATGCTTCATCATTTTACATCAGGTTTTGCAGTAGCTATATTTATATTAATGCTCCTTATGTATTTTGGAATAAGAGATAAAAGTTTATTATTTGGAGCAATAACAGTTTTAAGTCCAGTTTTATTGTCTTTGGATGAAATGAATTTAATAATGTCTCCACTACTATTTTGGAAAAAGACTGTAATTTTAGGAGCTGCTTTATCAATGTACTTTGCGTTAGAATTTGCATATAGCTTGTTTAAAATAAAGAAAAATCTATTATTCAAGATTTATGCGATAATTTACTGGATTTTATATGCAAGAGTTTTATTTGCTGCAAATCTTTCAACTGTTAGAGAATATTATTCTCAATTTTATCTGTTTGCAATTTTTGCTTTATTCTATATATCATATATCTTTGTAAAAAACTCTAAGAATTTTTCAGAAAGAATAGTGACGCTAGGATTGGGAAGTGTTGTATTTGGAATATTACTGTCTATTTTCTCAATCCTAGGAATGGTTGAGGTAAACTATATGTTTTTTAATCTTGCTCAGACAGGATTTGGAATTACCCTTGGTATGTATGCTTTTGTGAAAATAATTGAAATTAACAATGAAACAAAAATTGCAAATGAAAAGATTAACAATTTGCTAGAACAAGAAAGAGAGAACATGAAAATTCTTGAAAGATGGTCTCAGAAAGCAAGAGAACTTTCTCAAGTTGTTTTTGATACAACTAAAAAAGTTCAGGAAATAGATTTGAGTTTATACGAGAATGCAAAAATTGTTGATAGTGACATAAATAATCTTTTATTTGTACTTGAAAAATTTAACGGATTTTTAAATGAAGTAGAGGAAAAGACAAACGAAATATCAGAAAAGATCAACAAAGTAAGTAAAATAGGTGAAAAGATTGAGCAATCTTCCAGAGAAAATTTAGCAAATCTTTCAATTGTACTGAAGATGACAAAAGATCTTATAAAAGTAAATGACTCTCTTAATGCGTCATTTGTTGAATTTTCAAAAGGTATTGATATGATCGAAGATGTTACAACAAAGATTCAAGATATTGCAGAACAAACTAATTTGTTGTCTTTAAATGCTGCAATTGAAGCAGCGAGGGCAGGAGAAGCTGGAAAAGGATTTGCTGTGGTTGCAGAAGAGATTAGAAAGTTGTCCCAAGACACAGGAAGGTTGGTAGAGTCTATAAATGAAACAGTGGGCAGTACAAGAAGAACTTTTTCAAAAGTTAATTCGATAATTGTGGAATTGTCAAATAACCTTTCAACTGTAATTGATAAAAATCAGAGTGTTTTAAATTCAATTGATGAAAATACAAATGATATGTCCGATATGTTTGAAGAATTTAAGATAATTGTAGAAATGGCGGAAATGCAAAATCAGCTTTCTCAAAATGTTCAACAAGAAGTTCAAAAAATAGAGGCTATAGCAAGAGATGTTGAGGAAAAATTCAAGGAATTAAGAAGAAAACAGGAGGAAATTTCGCAAATGATTAAGCAAATATCTCAAAAATCAGATGAGTTAAGTAATTTATAG
- a CDS encoding ABC transporter ATP-binding protein, whose product MIKVKNLKKYYGKNVGIEDVSFEVKEGEIVGLIGPNGAGKTTTIRILTGFLTPNSGEAYIDDKKMPFEIDKVKKNIGYIPGEVNFYGDMKIKDFLKFNRAFYQNIDQDYEKYIIKTLGIDLNKKFKELSLGNKKKIAILQALVHKPKYLILDEPTSGLDPLVQQKFYGLLEEHKKNGAAILFSSHILSEVEKLCDKFAMIKDGNIVKFGNIESLKDFSIKLVNVYGLKECDLIKKYSFKKDSKSYTFEIRSIELKTFLNDLLNCEFKDIEIKNPALEDVFLKLYK is encoded by the coding sequence ATGATTAAGGTTAAAAATTTGAAAAAATATTATGGTAAAAATGTTGGCATCGAAGATGTAAGCTTTGAAGTAAAAGAGGGTGAAATAGTTGGATTAATAGGTCCTAATGGTGCTGGAAAAACAACAACCATTAGAATTTTAACGGGATTTCTAACTCCCAATAGCGGTGAAGCATATATTGATGATAAAAAGATGCCATTTGAAATTGACAAAGTCAAAAAAAATATTGGGTATATTCCAGGAGAAGTAAATTTCTATGGTGACATGAAAATAAAAGATTTTCTAAAATTTAACAGGGCATTTTATCAAAATATAGATCAAGATTATGAAAAATATATTATAAAAACCCTAGGAATAGATTTAAATAAAAAATTTAAAGAACTTTCTCTTGGGAACAAAAAGAAAATTGCAATTCTTCAAGCACTAGTACACAAGCCAAAATATTTAATATTAGATGAACCTACAAGTGGTCTTGATCCACTAGTCCAGCAAAAATTTTACGGTCTTTTAGAAGAACATAAAAAAAATGGTGCGGCAATATTGTTCTCATCTCATATATTATCAGAAGTCGAAAAATTATGTGATAAATTTGCAATGATAAAAGATGGAAATATCGTAAAATTTGGAAATATAGAAAGTTTAAAAGATTTTTCCATAAAATTAGTTAATGTATACGGCTTAAAGGAATGTGATCTAATAAAAAAATACAGTTTCAAAAAAGACTCAAAAAGTTACACATTCGAAATAAGATCAATAGAATTAAAAACATTCTTAAATGATCTTTTAAATTGTGAGTTCAAAGATATTGAGATCAAAAACCCTGCACTTGAAGATGTTTTTTTAAAACTTTATAAATAG